In a genomic window of Nocardia fluminea:
- a CDS encoding 1-phosphofructokinase family hexose kinase, with translation MIVTLTANPSVDRTVTLTEPLRRGQVHRAASVTSHPGGKGVNVARVVSEGGAAVTAVLPGADDDPVVHGLRTAGIGFRTVAVTGGPRVNLTIAETDGTTTKINEPGCPLTARQLSELTGLLVEVAAGAEWIVLSGSLPPGVPVDWYAQLVATLSAPRVSPNGTRRARVAVDTSDAPLLALFGEKSEATPDLIKPNSEELAQLTGLDAIDLETPMAAAEAAMTLIDRGVGAVLATLGAAGAVLVTAEDAWFAAAPPIVARSTVGAGDSALAGYLLADLAGASPADRLRTAVAYGSAATALPGTELPGPADIVLDAVTARSLALDRPSAPA, from the coding sequence ATGATCGTCACGCTGACCGCGAACCCGAGTGTCGACCGCACGGTCACCCTCACCGAGCCGCTGCGGCGCGGGCAGGTGCACCGCGCCGCGAGCGTCACATCCCACCCCGGCGGCAAGGGAGTCAATGTCGCGCGGGTGGTGTCCGAGGGTGGGGCTGCGGTCACAGCGGTACTACCCGGTGCCGACGACGACCCGGTGGTGCACGGATTACGCACGGCGGGAATCGGATTCCGCACTGTCGCGGTGACCGGCGGGCCTCGGGTGAATCTGACCATCGCCGAAACCGACGGCACCACGACCAAGATCAACGAACCGGGCTGTCCGTTGACGGCACGTCAGCTGTCCGAGCTCACGGGACTGCTCGTGGAGGTGGCGGCGGGAGCCGAGTGGATCGTGCTGTCCGGGTCGCTACCGCCGGGCGTGCCGGTCGACTGGTACGCGCAGCTGGTCGCGACGTTGTCCGCGCCGCGCGTATCACCGAACGGAACGCGTCGCGCCCGCGTCGCCGTCGATACCTCCGATGCTCCTCTACTCGCACTGTTCGGCGAAAAATCCGAGGCGACACCGGATCTCATCAAACCCAACTCCGAGGAGCTGGCGCAGCTCACCGGGCTGGACGCCATCGACCTGGAAACCCCCATGGCCGCGGCCGAAGCCGCCATGACGCTGATCGACCGTGGCGTCGGCGCGGTACTGGCCACCCTGGGCGCGGCGGGCGCTGTCCTGGTCACCGCCGAGGACGCGTGGTTCGCCGCTGCCCCGCCGATCGTCGCGCGCAGCACCGTCGGCGCGGGTGACTCGGCCCTGGCGGGCTACCTGCTCGCCGACCTCGCGGGCGCATCCCCCGCCGACCGCCTACGCACCGCCGTCGCCTACGGCAGCGCCGCCACCGCCCTGCCCGGCACCGAACTGCCCGGTCCCGCCGACATCGTCCTCGACGCCGTCACCGCGCGCTCGCTCGCCCTGGACCGACCATCGGCCCCGGCATGA
- a CDS encoding transglycosylase family protein gives MTETRKFSTRALGVAAIAGALVAVPFGLATGTASAAAYNWDGVAQCESGGNWGINTGNGYYGGLQFSQSTWAANGGQGSAHNASKEEQIRVAENVLASQGVGAWPHCGQFLQSGASEPEVVEEPAAELPVELPAEAETGVKTAVDQAKAAGKALADQYGVAGQYQDLLDANAPLIASIGG, from the coding sequence ATGACTGAGACCCGGAAATTCAGCACCCGCGCCCTTGGCGTCGCCGCCATCGCCGGCGCCCTTGTTGCCGTTCCGTTCGGCCTCGCGACCGGCACCGCCTCCGCCGCCGCCTACAACTGGGACGGCGTCGCCCAGTGCGAGAGCGGTGGCAACTGGGGCATCAACACCGGCAACGGCTACTACGGCGGCCTGCAGTTCTCGCAGAGCACCTGGGCGGCCAACGGCGGCCAGGGCTCGGCGCACAACGCCAGCAAGGAAGAGCAGATCCGCGTCGCGGAGAACGTGCTCGCCAGCCAGGGCGTCGGCGCGTGGCCGCACTGCGGTCAGTTCCTGCAGTCGGGCGCATCCGAGCCCGAGGTGGTCGAGGAGCCCGCCGCCGAACTGCCGGTCGAGCTGCCCGCCGAGGCCGAGACCGGTGTCAAGACCGCCGTCGACCAGGCCAAGGCCGCGGGCAAGGCGCTGGCCGACCAGTACGGCGTGGCGGGTCAGTACCAGGATCTGCTCGACGCCAACGCTCCGCTGATCGCTTCGATCGGCGGCTGA
- a CDS encoding DeoR/GlpR family DNA-binding transcription regulator — protein sequence MYAEERQQAIATLIGHRGRVSVAELAEQYKVTTETVRRDLAALDRLGVIRRVHGGAVGSGVLTTFEPGTAERDSTRAAEKDRIAELAQRYLPRAGGSVLFDAGTTTVRVAGAVPVDADLVAVTNSLPVAARLTGFAGVRLHLLGGRVRGVTQAAVGAETLRLLGELRVDVAFVGTNALTARHGLSTPDPEEAAVKRAMIAAADRVVVVADASKIGREDFVRFGSSGEIDVLVTDTGIPATAHAELVAAGIEVVLA from the coding sequence ATGTACGCCGAGGAACGGCAGCAGGCGATCGCGACCCTCATCGGGCATCGCGGGCGCGTCTCCGTCGCCGAACTCGCCGAACAGTACAAGGTCACCACCGAAACCGTGCGCCGCGACCTGGCCGCGCTCGACCGACTCGGCGTGATCCGGCGGGTGCACGGGGGCGCGGTCGGATCCGGTGTGCTCACCACCTTCGAACCGGGCACCGCCGAACGCGACAGCACTCGCGCGGCGGAGAAGGACCGGATCGCCGAACTCGCGCAGCGGTACCTGCCGCGCGCGGGCGGCAGCGTGCTGTTCGACGCGGGCACCACGACCGTGCGGGTGGCCGGGGCCGTGCCGGTGGATGCCGACCTGGTCGCCGTCACCAACTCGCTGCCGGTCGCCGCGCGTCTCACCGGGTTCGCCGGTGTGCGACTGCACCTGCTCGGTGGGCGAGTTCGCGGAGTCACCCAGGCCGCGGTCGGGGCCGAGACCTTGCGACTGCTCGGCGAATTGCGGGTCGACGTCGCGTTCGTCGGCACCAACGCGCTGACCGCGCGGCACGGGCTGTCCACCCCCGATCCGGAGGAAGCCGCCGTGAAACGCGCGATGATCGCCGCCGCCGACCGGGTCGTGGTGGTCGCCGACGCGAGCAAGATCGGGCGCGAGGACTTCGTGCGCTTCGGCAGTTCCGGCGAGATCGATGTGCTCGTCACCGATACCGGCATCCCGGCCACCGCGCACGCGGAACTGGTCGCCGCAGGAATAGAGGTGGTGCTCGCATGA
- a CDS encoding zinc-dependent metalloprotease: protein MSDLPFGFSTGDDDDSGKRRDEGNGPGGNDPFGFGAGGAAGAGGFDPSQLGQMLSQLGQMISGMGQGMGPGGAQSGPVNYDVAKRLARQQLGSTIAPIASGTTTAVTDAAHLAELWLDGATVLPAGATKTVAWTPNDWIEETLPTWKRLCDPVAEQISGMWTAQLPEEAKQFAGPMVGMLGQMGGLAFGSQLGQALGQLAKEVLTSTDIGLPLGPAGTAALLPTAISAFSEGLEQPESEIMVFLAAREAAHQRLFAHVPWLRQQVLGAVEDYARGIKMDFSAIEEAAQGIDPMSLSDPSKLEELLSQGTFEPQTTPEQKQALERLETLLALIEGWVDVVVSDAVGERLPGANALSETLRRRRATGGPAEQTFATLVGLELRPRRVREASALWRRLTTDAGMERRDKVWEHPDLLPDSTDLDSPAGFIDSIIGGGTGAFDDPLAQLAATEARERDAAGLDKAKSEEPDSGETSRDEGDSDSDTDTGKS, encoded by the coding sequence ATGAGCGATCTCCCCTTCGGCTTCTCGACCGGCGACGACGACGATTCCGGCAAGCGTCGCGACGAGGGCAACGGACCCGGCGGAAACGATCCGTTCGGGTTCGGAGCGGGCGGCGCGGCCGGCGCGGGCGGATTCGATCCGTCTCAGCTGGGCCAGATGCTGAGCCAGCTCGGGCAGATGATCAGTGGCATGGGCCAGGGCATGGGTCCCGGCGGCGCGCAGTCCGGCCCGGTCAACTACGACGTCGCCAAGCGACTGGCCCGCCAGCAGCTCGGCTCCACCATCGCGCCGATCGCCTCGGGCACCACCACCGCGGTGACCGACGCGGCGCACCTGGCCGAACTGTGGCTCGACGGCGCCACGGTGCTACCCGCGGGCGCCACCAAGACGGTCGCGTGGACCCCGAACGACTGGATCGAGGAGACGCTGCCCACCTGGAAGCGCCTGTGCGATCCGGTGGCCGAGCAGATCTCGGGCATGTGGACGGCGCAGTTGCCGGAAGAGGCCAAGCAGTTCGCCGGGCCGATGGTGGGCATGCTCGGCCAGATGGGCGGGCTGGCGTTCGGTTCCCAGCTCGGTCAGGCGCTCGGCCAGCTGGCCAAGGAGGTGCTGACCTCCACCGATATCGGTCTGCCGCTCGGCCCGGCCGGTACCGCCGCGCTGCTGCCGACCGCGATCTCGGCGTTCAGCGAGGGGCTCGAGCAGCCCGAGAGCGAGATCATGGTCTTCCTGGCCGCCCGCGAGGCCGCCCACCAGCGGCTCTTCGCGCACGTGCCGTGGCTGCGCCAGCAGGTGCTCGGCGCCGTGGAGGACTACGCACGCGGCATCAAGATGGACTTCTCCGCGATCGAGGAAGCCGCGCAGGGCATCGACCCGATGTCGCTGAGCGACCCCTCCAAGCTGGAGGAACTGCTCTCCCAGGGCACGTTCGAACCGCAGACCACGCCCGAGCAGAAGCAGGCGCTCGAGCGTCTGGAGACGCTGTTGGCCCTGATCGAGGGCTGGGTCGACGTCGTGGTCAGCGACGCCGTGGGTGAGCGTCTGCCGGGCGCGAACGCCCTGTCGGAGACCCTGCGCCGCCGCCGGGCGACGGGCGGGCCCGCCGAGCAGACCTTCGCCACGCTCGTCGGGCTGGAGTTGCGGCCGCGCAGGGTGCGTGAGGCCTCGGCGCTGTGGCGCCGGCTCACCACCGACGCGGGGATGGAGCGGCGCGACAAGGTCTGGGAACACCCGGATCTGCTGCCCGATTCCACCGATCTCGACTCGCCCGCCGGGTTCATCGACTCCATCATCGGCGGCGGCACCGGCGCTTTCGACGACCCGCTGGCCCAGCTGGCCGCGACCGAGGCGCGCGAACGTGACGCGGCCGGACTCGACAAGGCGAAGTCCGAGGAACCCGACTCCGGCGAAACTTCGCGCGACGAGGGCGATTCCGACTCCGATACCGATACCGGCAAGTCCTGA
- a CDS encoding PTS fructose transporter subunit IIABC, whose product MADSIITPDLIALDADLGAGKGEVITALAGELAAAGRATDAAAVAEAALTRESQSATGLPGGIAIPHCRSAAVTTASLAFARLAPAVDFGAPDGPADLVFLIAAPEGAGAEHMKLLSSLARALVRPAFVADLRAAATPADVVALVDGVINPPPAATAPSSGASPGGTAAGSAGPAGSGSIADPGTGTSSAPDATATAESAPATSEPSTAGAGAAVVGTTASGVTASSAATTGASAAPACDDSSASAEDDASAVSTAKSAAPKKIVAVTACPTGIAHTYMAADSLVAAGERAGVAVAVETQGSSGGDKLDPSTIADADAVIFATDVGVKDRGRFAGKPVIESGVKRAINEPDTMIAEAVAASTAAGAATVGGTAPAPSQAAAKGIGWGTRLRQILLTGVSYMIPFVAAGGLLIALSFLLGGYEISDSAKTIVLDNSITDLPDGGLATYFGAVLFQIGSLAFSFLVPALAGYIAFAIADRPGLAPGFTAGAIAVFVGAGFLGGLVGGLVAGFAALWVSKLPVPTWARGLMPVVVIPLLASAIVGMLMFVLLGKPLAAVTNGLTDWLSGLSGTSAIALGVILGVMMCFDLGGPVNKAAYAFAAAGLSVTDTATLRIMAAVMAAGMVPPLAMALSTVLRPRLYTEAERENGKAAWLLGASFISEGAIPFAAADPLRVLPSMMVGGAVTGGLIMATDVTLSAPHGGIFVFFAIGHLAWFVVSLVAGTLVAAACVTLAKELTRKQPVAPVLTTA is encoded by the coding sequence ATGGCCGATTCGATCATCACCCCAGACCTGATCGCGCTCGATGCCGATCTCGGCGCCGGCAAAGGCGAGGTGATCACCGCGCTCGCGGGTGAGCTCGCCGCCGCGGGTCGCGCGACCGATGCCGCCGCGGTGGCCGAAGCCGCCCTGACCAGGGAGTCGCAATCGGCGACCGGCCTGCCCGGCGGCATCGCGATCCCGCACTGCCGATCGGCCGCCGTCACCACCGCGTCACTGGCTTTCGCCCGCCTCGCACCCGCCGTCGACTTTGGCGCTCCCGACGGGCCCGCCGATCTGGTCTTCCTGATCGCCGCCCCGGAAGGTGCCGGCGCGGAGCACATGAAGTTGTTGTCCTCGTTGGCTCGCGCACTGGTGCGGCCTGCCTTCGTCGCCGATCTACGCGCCGCCGCGACCCCAGCAGACGTCGTTGCCCTGGTCGACGGCGTCATCAATCCCCCGCCGGCCGCGACCGCACCTTCCAGCGGTGCTTCCCCTGGTGGCACAGCGGCGGGATCGGCTGGTCCCGCCGGTTCCGGTTCGATCGCTGACCCTGGAACGGGGACTTCCTCCGCTCCGGACGCGACGGCCACCGCCGAGTCTGCGCCAGCCACCTCCGAGCCTTCGACCGCCGGCGCCGGCGCGGCGGTAGTCGGTACCACTGCATCGGGAGTAACTGCTTCCAGCGCGGCAACGACGGGCGCGTCGGCTGCCCCTGCCTGCGACGACAGCTCAGCATCCGCTGAAGACGATGCATCGGCCGTCAGCACAGCGAAGTCCGCGGCGCCGAAGAAGATCGTCGCCGTCACCGCCTGCCCGACCGGTATCGCCCACACCTACATGGCCGCTGACTCCCTGGTCGCCGCGGGCGAACGCGCCGGAGTCGCCGTCGCGGTGGAAACTCAGGGCTCGAGTGGCGGTGACAAGCTCGACCCGTCCACGATCGCCGACGCCGACGCCGTCATCTTCGCCACCGATGTCGGAGTGAAGGACCGCGGCCGGTTCGCGGGCAAGCCGGTGATCGAGTCCGGCGTCAAACGCGCGATCAACGAGCCCGACACGATGATCGCGGAGGCCGTCGCGGCGAGCACCGCCGCGGGCGCCGCCACCGTCGGCGGTACCGCACCCGCACCCTCGCAGGCGGCGGCCAAGGGCATCGGCTGGGGCACCCGGCTGCGCCAGATCCTGCTCACCGGCGTCAGTTACATGATCCCGTTCGTCGCCGCGGGTGGCCTGCTGATCGCGCTGAGTTTCCTGCTCGGCGGCTACGAGATCTCCGACAGCGCCAAGACGATCGTGCTCGACAACTCGATCACCGACCTCCCCGACGGTGGACTGGCCACCTACTTCGGCGCCGTGCTCTTCCAGATCGGCTCACTCGCCTTCAGCTTCCTGGTCCCGGCGCTGGCCGGATACATCGCCTTCGCGATCGCCGACCGTCCCGGTCTGGCACCGGGCTTCACGGCGGGCGCGATCGCGGTCTTCGTCGGCGCGGGATTTCTCGGCGGCCTGGTCGGCGGTCTGGTGGCCGGGTTCGCGGCCCTGTGGGTGAGCAAGCTGCCGGTACCCACGTGGGCGCGCGGGCTCATGCCGGTGGTGGTGATCCCGCTGCTGGCCTCGGCGATCGTCGGCATGTTGATGTTCGTCCTGCTCGGCAAGCCCCTTGCCGCCGTGACCAACGGACTCACCGACTGGCTCAGCGGCCTGTCCGGCACCTCCGCCATCGCGCTCGGCGTGATCCTGGGCGTGATGATGTGCTTCGACCTGGGCGGTCCGGTCAACAAGGCCGCCTACGCGTTCGCCGCCGCGGGGCTCTCGGTGACCGATACCGCGACCCTGCGGATCATGGCCGCGGTGATGGCCGCGGGCATGGTGCCGCCGCTGGCGATGGCATTGTCGACCGTGCTGCGCCCACGCCTCTACACCGAGGCCGAACGCGAGAACGGCAAAGCCGCCTGGTTGCTCGGCGCCTCGTTCATCTCCGAGGGCGCCATCCCGTTCGCCGCCGCCGACCCGCTGCGGGTGCTGCCGTCGATGATGGTCGGCGGCGCGGTGACCGGCGGGCTGATCATGGCCACCGACGTCACGTTGAGCGCACCGCACGGCGGCATCTTCGTGTTCTTCGCGATCGGGCATCTCGCCTGGTTCGTGGTGTCGCTGGTCGCGGGCACGCTCGTCGCCGCCGCCTGCGTCACCCTCGCCAAAGAACTCACCCGCAAGCAGCCCGTCGCCCCTGTTCTCACCACCGCGTAA
- a CDS encoding YlbL family protein: MNRRILTLIVALVPVLVLGVAGSVVTVPFVALGPGPTFDTLGQVEGKQVVDVTGAPLDPTSGHLNMTTVSVRDGLNLFEAFGFWVSGEHGLVPRAEVYPPGVSREEVDKSNQQDFKDSESDAEVAALHYLKMPTVVLVRGLGEEGPANGVLEVGDELISIDGTPITTPKDVIDIVGTKAPGATISIVYRRGDAERTSAITLAPRPGDEAKGYLGITPGEGGRPPLQVEFNLADIGGPSAGLMFSLSLIDKLSPGELNGGKFVAGTGTIDQDGKVGPIGGIQYKMIAAREVGAETFLVPADNCNEARQRAPEGLRLVKVDTLDSAITGLAEINAGREPISCG, encoded by the coding sequence GTGAATCGTCGGATCCTCACCCTGATCGTCGCCCTCGTCCCTGTCCTCGTGCTCGGCGTGGCAGGCAGCGTGGTCACCGTGCCGTTCGTCGCGCTCGGCCCCGGCCCCACCTTCGACACCCTCGGCCAGGTGGAGGGCAAGCAGGTGGTCGATGTCACCGGCGCGCCACTGGATCCCACGAGCGGGCACCTGAACATGACGACGGTCTCGGTGCGCGACGGGCTGAACCTGTTCGAGGCGTTCGGGTTCTGGGTCAGCGGTGAGCACGGCCTCGTGCCGCGCGCCGAGGTGTACCCGCCCGGCGTGTCACGCGAGGAGGTCGACAAGTCCAATCAGCAGGACTTCAAGGATTCCGAGAGCGATGCCGAGGTCGCCGCGCTGCACTATTTGAAGATGCCGACGGTCGTGCTGGTCCGCGGACTCGGCGAGGAAGGACCGGCCAACGGCGTGCTCGAGGTCGGTGACGAGCTGATCAGCATCGACGGCACCCCGATCACCACGCCCAAGGACGTGATCGACATCGTCGGTACCAAGGCGCCCGGGGCCACCATCAGCATCGTCTACCGTCGCGGCGACGCCGAGCGGACCAGCGCGATCACCCTGGCGCCGCGCCCGGGCGACGAGGCGAAGGGCTACCTCGGCATCACCCCGGGCGAAGGCGGGCGTCCGCCGCTGCAGGTGGAGTTCAACCTCGCCGATATCGGTGGACCCTCGGCCGGGCTGATGTTCAGTCTCTCGCTGATCGACAAGCTCTCGCCGGGCGAACTCAACGGCGGCAAGTTCGTCGCGGGCACCGGCACCATCGACCAGGACGGCAAGGTCGGCCCGATCGGTGGCATCCAGTACAAGATGATCGCGGCGCGCGAGGTGGGCGCGGAAACGTTCCTCGTCCCCGCCGACAACTGCAACGAGGCCCGGCAGCGTGCCCCCGAGGGCTTGCGCTTGGTGAAGGTCGACACCCTCGACAGCGCGATCACCGGACTGGCCGAGATCAACGCGGGACGCGAACCGATCAGCTGCGGCTGA
- a CDS encoding PPA1309 family protein: protein MTEDEHAEVLLARCVREVVEFADAEGWGNPPQMFALVPTADLAAAEPDLQDQLDDGSELTPVAQEAFPDDITGGSMALDEFLATTTWPPAVEGCVLVQEIVVLPPDAESDLDEALVPLLADDEAADAAGRAAALAHPGRRDARLIAGVLRQGATLCLLQIRPEDDDGFGDLDLRTYPDLAPGLVEALHHTLE from the coding sequence GTGACCGAAGACGAGCACGCCGAAGTTCTCCTCGCCCGCTGTGTGCGCGAGGTCGTCGAGTTCGCCGACGCCGAGGGCTGGGGAAACCCCCCGCAGATGTTCGCGTTGGTGCCGACCGCCGACCTGGCCGCGGCCGAACCGGACCTGCAGGACCAGCTCGACGACGGCAGCGAGCTCACCCCCGTGGCCCAGGAAGCCTTCCCCGACGACATCACCGGCGGGTCGATGGCGCTGGACGAGTTCCTGGCCACCACCACCTGGCCGCCCGCAGTCGAAGGCTGCGTGCTGGTGCAGGAGATCGTGGTGCTGCCGCCGGACGCCGAGAGCGATCTCGACGAGGCGCTGGTTCCGCTCCTGGCCGACGACGAAGCCGCCGACGCCGCCGGGCGTGCCGCCGCGCTCGCGCATCCGGGTCGCCGCGACGCCCGGCTCATCGCCGGCGTGTTGCGCCAGGGCGCCACCCTGTGCCTGCTGCAGATCCGTCCCGAGGACGACGACGGCTTCGGCGACCTCGACCTGCGCACCTACCCCGACCTGGCGCCGGGCCTGGTCGAGGCCCTGCACCACACGCTGGAGTGA
- a CDS encoding HPr family phosphocarrier protein, with product MASTTVTVGSSVGLHARPAALIAEAVGAAGVPVTIAVTGGDPVDAGSALMIMTLGAGQGAEVVITSDDQPTLDKIAELVASDLDA from the coding sequence ATGGCAAGCACCACCGTCACCGTCGGCTCCTCGGTCGGCCTGCACGCCCGCCCCGCCGCTCTGATCGCCGAAGCGGTCGGTGCGGCAGGCGTCCCCGTCACCATCGCGGTCACCGGCGGGGATCCCGTGGACGCGGGCTCCGCGCTGATGATCATGACCCTCGGCGCGGGTCAGGGCGCCGAAGTGGTGATCACCAGCGACGACCAGCCCACGCTGGACAAGATCGCCGAGCTCGTCGCCAGCGACCTCGACGCCTGA
- a CDS encoding UPF0182 family protein: protein MGMRPPTGLPSLSRRSRVLLVTAVVLAALLLLGPRFTDAYTNWLWFGEVGYRSVYLGVLRTRLMLFVVVALLVGLVVWAALLLAYRSRPVFVPVAGPNDPIARYRTTVMSKLRLFGVGIPVLLGVLSGLVAQSNWATVQLFLHGGEFGQQDPQFGLDIGFYTFDLPFYRMVLNWLFVAVVIAFFANLVTHYVFGGLRLAGREGTLTRAARVQLAVIAGIFVLLKAVAYWFDRYDLLSSTRKEPTFGGPSFTDINAVLPAKLILLSIAVICAMAFFAGIVLRDLRVPAMAAALLVLSSILVGAVWPMVVEQFSVRPNAAEKESPYIERNIQATREAYGITDDKVEYQNYQGESKKSPLEVPADAVTIGNARLLDPNILSPTFTQLQQRKNFYGFPESLDIDRYSLNGDVQDYIVAARELHPAALSGNQKDWINQHTVYTHGNGFVAAPANRVNKPQSEAQSVTGGSDSGYPLFMVSDLFTKVEDQQIKVDQPRIYYGELIAQTDPDYAIVGTAEGQAPREYDSDQAQFTYDGSGGVPIGNWFNRLAFAAKYAERNILFSSAISEDSKILFNRGPRDRVQKVAPWLTTDGNAYPAVVGERVVWIVDAYTTLDKYPYAQPTSLDGAVEDSIDKKTGRVIPRKEVSYIRNSVKATVDAYDGTVTLYETDTTDPVLKAWRGVFPDAVKPQSEISPELRAHFRYPEDLFKVQRDMLTKYHVDNPREFFTNNAFWSVPSDPTIEGGTFNQPPYYVLLGDPKTNKPVFNLTSAMVGYNRQFLSAYISVRSDPDGYGKFTVLQLPVETQTQGPQQTQNSMTTADAVSREKTLLSNSNKIRYGNLLTLPVADGGILYVEPFYNERNTGSSTFPQLLRVLVSYRDAAGSVKVGYAATLADALNQVMPGAGSLATPFGGDPSVKPKPGAIPPVDPGTVTPPGNGTTPQPGTTPPAGSTTQEAAAAELSRKIEAVRTAMRTGNFTDFGKALEELDNAVKAYQDAGGR from the coding sequence GTGGGCATGCGGCCCCCCACCGGCTTACCTTCGTTGTCCCGACGCAGCCGTGTGCTGCTGGTGACGGCAGTCGTCCTCGCGGCGCTGCTGCTGCTCGGGCCCCGCTTCACCGATGCCTATACCAATTGGTTGTGGTTCGGTGAGGTCGGTTATCGCAGTGTGTATCTCGGCGTGTTGCGCACGCGGCTGATGCTGTTCGTGGTCGTCGCGTTGCTCGTCGGCCTGGTGGTCTGGGCGGCGCTGCTGCTGGCCTATCGGTCGCGGCCGGTCTTCGTGCCGGTCGCCGGGCCCAACGATCCGATCGCGCGCTACCGCACGACCGTGATGAGCAAGCTGCGCCTGTTCGGCGTCGGCATCCCGGTGCTGCTCGGCGTGCTGTCGGGGCTGGTCGCGCAGTCGAACTGGGCGACGGTGCAGCTGTTCCTGCACGGCGGCGAGTTCGGTCAGCAGGACCCGCAGTTCGGACTCGACATCGGTTTCTACACCTTCGATCTGCCGTTCTACCGGATGGTGCTGAACTGGCTGTTCGTCGCCGTGGTGATCGCGTTCTTCGCGAACCTGGTGACCCACTACGTGTTCGGCGGCCTGCGGCTGGCCGGGCGTGAAGGCACCCTCACCAGGGCCGCGCGCGTGCAACTCGCGGTGATCGCGGGAATCTTCGTCCTGCTCAAGGCGGTGGCGTACTGGTTCGACCGGTACGACCTGTTGTCGAGTACGCGCAAGGAGCCCACGTTCGGCGGTCCGTCGTTCACCGATATCAACGCGGTGCTGCCCGCCAAGCTGATCCTGCTGTCGATCGCGGTGATCTGCGCGATGGCGTTCTTCGCCGGCATCGTTCTGCGCGATCTGCGGGTTCCCGCGATGGCGGCCGCGCTGCTGGTGCTGTCGTCGATCCTGGTCGGCGCGGTGTGGCCGATGGTGGTCGAGCAGTTCTCGGTACGCCCCAACGCCGCCGAGAAGGAGAGTCCGTACATCGAGCGCAATATCCAGGCGACTCGCGAGGCGTACGGAATCACCGACGACAAGGTCGAGTATCAGAACTATCAGGGTGAGAGCAAGAAGAGCCCGCTCGAGGTGCCCGCGGACGCGGTCACCATCGGCAACGCCCGCCTGCTCGACCCGAACATCCTCTCGCCCACCTTCACCCAGCTCCAGCAGCGCAAGAACTTCTACGGCTTCCCCGAGTCGCTCGATATCGACCGCTACAGCCTCAACGGTGACGTCCAGGACTACATCGTGGCCGCGCGCGAGCTGCATCCCGCCGCGCTGTCGGGCAACCAGAAGGACTGGATCAACCAGCACACCGTCTACACCCACGGCAACGGCTTCGTCGCCGCGCCGGCCAACCGGGTCAACAAGCCGCAGTCCGAGGCCCAGAGCGTTACCGGCGGCAGTGATTCGGGCTATCCGCTGTTCATGGTGAGTGACCTGTTCACCAAGGTGGAGGATCAGCAGATCAAGGTCGATCAGCCGCGGATCTACTACGGCGAGTTGATCGCCCAGACCGATCCCGACTACGCCATCGTCGGCACGGCGGAGGGCCAGGCGCCGCGCGAGTACGACTCCGATCAGGCGCAGTTCACCTATGACGGCAGCGGTGGCGTGCCGATCGGGAACTGGTTCAACCGGTTGGCCTTCGCGGCCAAGTACGCCGAGCGCAACATCCTGTTCTCCTCGGCGATCAGCGAGGACTCCAAGATCCTGTTCAACCGTGGTCCGCGCGACCGGGTGCAGAAGGTGGCGCCGTGGTTGACCACCGACGGCAACGCCTACCCGGCGGTCGTCGGCGAGCGCGTGGTCTGGATCGTCGACGCCTACACCACGCTGGACAAGTACCCCTACGCCCAGCCGACCTCGCTCGACGGCGCGGTCGAGGACAGCATCGACAAGAAGACCGGGCGGGTGATCCCGCGCAAGGAGGTCAGCTACATCCGCAACTCGGTGAAGGCCACCGTCGACGCGTACGACGGCACCGTCACCCTGTACGAGACCGACACCACCGACCCGGTTCTGAAGGCCTGGCGTGGAGTGTTCCCGGACGCGGTGAAGCCGCAGAGCGAGATCTCGCCCGAGCTGCGCGCGCACTTCCGGTACCCGGAGGACCTGTTCAAGGTCCAGCGCGACATGCTCACGAAGTACCACGTGGACAATCCGCGTGAGTTTTTCACCAACAACGCGTTCTGGTCGGTGCCCAGCGATCCCACCATCGAGGGCGGCACATTCAATCAGCCCCCGTACTACGTGTTGCTGGGTGACCCGAAGACCAACAAGCCGGTGTTCAACCTGACCTCGGCGATGGTCGGCTACAACCGGCAGTTCCTCTCGGCGTACATCTCGGTGCGGTCGGACCCCGACGGGTACGGCAAGTTCACCGTGTTGCAGCTGCCGGTGGAAACGCAGACGCAGGGTCCGCAGCAGACACAGAACTCGATGACCACCGCCGACGCGGTGTCCCGAGAGAAAACCCTGCTGTCGAACTCGAACAAGATCCGCTACGGCAACTTGCTCACGCTGCCGGTGGCCGACGGCGGCATCCTCTACGTGGAGCCGTTCTACAACGAGCGCAACACCGGTTCGTCGACGTTCCCCCAGCTGCTTCGCGTGCTGGTGAGCTATCGCGACGCGGCGGGCAGCGTGAAGGTCGGCTACGCGGCGACGCTGGCCGACGCGCTGAATCAGGTGATGCCGGGTGCGGGTTCGCTGGCGACACCGTTCGGTGGCGATCCGTCCGTGAAGCCGAAACCGGGGGCGATCCCGCCGGTCGATCCGGGCACCGTCACGCCGCCCGGAAACGGCACCACGCCGCAGCCGGGGACGACTCCGCCCGCGGGATCCACGACGCAGGAGGCGGCAGCCGCCGAGCTCAGCCGCAAGATCGAGGCCGTGCGCACGGCGATGCGGACGGGCAACTTCACCGATTTCGGTAAGGCGCTGGAAGAACTGGACAATGCGGTGAAGGCGTATCAGGACGCGGGCGGCCGGTAG